A region of Mammaliicoccus sp. Dog046 DNA encodes the following proteins:
- a CDS encoding MTH1187 family thiamine-binding protein, which yields MAIVDVVVIPVGTNGPSVSEYIAEIQVILEKHKETGKIDYQLTPMNTLIEGDLKDLLNIIQEIHESPFNKGLDRVCTNIRIDDRRDKSRKMNDKLDAVNKHLKK from the coding sequence ATGGCTATCGTTGATGTTGTCGTTATACCAGTTGGAACAAATGGACCAAGTGTAAGTGAATATATTGCTGAAATACAAGTTATTTTAGAGAAACATAAAGAAACAGGTAAAATTGACTATCAATTAACACCAATGAATACATTGATAGAAGGCGACTTAAAAGATTTACTTAATATCATTCAAGAAATTCATGAAAGTCCATTTAATAAAGGATTAGATCGTGTATGTACAAATATTAGAATAGATGATAGACGTGATAAATCAAGAAAGATGAATGATAAATTAGATGCTGTTAATAAGCATTTAAAAAAATAA
- a CDS encoding DUF2759 domain-containing protein has product MPFIDTGELFDLFGVKIHIGVNIFSLLMLAVFILAIFGLISAFKNKNILGILFGAITVVSFGFFSLATIFTYGYPILHH; this is encoded by the coding sequence ATGCCATTTATCGACACAGGGGAATTATTTGATTTGTTTGGAGTAAAAATACATATTGGTGTTAATATCTTTTCATTATTAATGCTTGCTGTATTTATACTTGCTATTTTCGGTTTGATTTCAGCATTTAAAAACAAAAACATTTTAGGCATCCTCTTTGGTGCTATAACTGTGGTATCTTTTGGCTTTTTCTCATTAGCTACCATTTTTACTTATGGTTATCCAATTTTACATCATTAA
- a CDS encoding MBL fold metallo-hydrolase: MKVYSYSLGLVETNCYIIEGDNELLVIDPSDNGQFINKKIEKFNKKVVGILLTHAHFDHIGAVDEVVKKHDVKVYVHKEEKSWLTDTVKNGSKKFEMYQMPPVVQKTVPEVIEEGTHQIGEFEFEALHTPGHSPGSLSYVFGDFAIVGDTLFKGGIGRTDLYRGDTDTLMNAIEEKLLNLDPYTTIFPGHGPESTIQEEEMTNPYLNGFK; encoded by the coding sequence ATGAAGGTATATAGTTATTCACTAGGATTAGTAGAAACAAATTGTTATATCATTGAAGGTGACAATGAATTACTCGTGATAGATCCATCTGATAATGGACAATTTATTAATAAGAAAATCGAAAAATTTAATAAAAAGGTAGTAGGTATTTTGTTAACACATGCACATTTTGATCATATTGGTGCAGTTGATGAAGTAGTTAAGAAACATGATGTAAAAGTTTATGTACACAAAGAAGAAAAATCATGGCTAACAGATACAGTTAAAAATGGATCGAAGAAATTCGAAATGTATCAAATGCCTCCAGTTGTTCAAAAAACTGTACCAGAAGTAATCGAAGAAGGTACACATCAGATTGGAGAATTTGAATTCGAAGCATTGCATACTCCTGGACATTCGCCAGGTAGTTTAAGTTATGTTTTCGGTGATTTTGCAATTGTAGGAGATACATTATTCAAAGGTGGAATAGGTCGTACTGATTTATATAGAGGCGATACAGACACACTCATGAACGCCATTGAAGAAAAATTATTAAATTTAGATCCATATACAACAATTTTTCCTGGGCATGGACCAGAATCTACAATCCAAGAAGAGGAAATGACGAATCCATATCTAAATGGTTTTAAATGA
- a CDS encoding DUF2626 family protein produces the protein MDKVYKTLGFWTAIFATMFYVGGMDMMAYFFVAQTGFFVLLGYLKLTERMYMYIFALYLVLCFVGFTYYSTFLLEPSFGHH, from the coding sequence ATGGATAAAGTTTACAAAACTCTAGGCTTCTGGACTGCTATATTTGCTACAATGTTTTATGTAGGCGGTATGGACATGATGGCATATTTCTTTGTAGCTCAAACAGGATTTTTTGTATTGTTGGGATACTTAAAATTAACTGAAAGAATGTATATGTATATATTCGCTTTATATTTAGTATTGTGCTTTGTAGGATTTACATATTATTCAACATTCTTGTTAGAGCCTAGCTTCGGTCATCATTAA
- the comGA gene encoding competence type IV pilus ATPase ComGA: protein MEKLFKTLIDDAIKLCATDIHFVPVQNNKTLIQMRMNGINSYYETKLDNALYGKLLIYMKFISHLDVSERNKAQSGQLIYSNDSKFYLRISTLPISLGLESCAIRLTPKDFTREQINDNDRDFQNIRNRMFESEGLFLFTGPTGSGKSTLMYELLFTLKKEQNKHIITIEDPVEQHLHGIVQVSVNEKANITYQHAFKAILRCDPDVIMIGEIRDEITANHVIQASLSGHLVLSTMHARNNIGAIYRLLELGITREQIRQGVSCIANQRLITSKIGDRMREMSYIFTEEINQIEMSE, encoded by the coding sequence ATGGAAAAGTTATTTAAAACACTTATTGATGATGCAATTAAATTATGCGCAACAGACATTCATTTTGTTCCCGTTCAAAATAACAAAACACTAATTCAAATGAGAATGAATGGTATTAATAGTTATTATGAAACGAAATTGGATAACGCTTTATACGGAAAACTACTCATTTATATGAAATTTATATCTCACTTAGATGTGAGTGAACGAAATAAAGCTCAAAGTGGTCAATTGATTTATAGTAATGATTCGAAATTTTATTTAAGGATATCTACACTTCCTATTAGTTTAGGCTTAGAATCATGTGCTATTAGACTAACACCTAAAGATTTTACGAGAGAACAAATAAATGATAATGATAGGGACTTTCAGAACATACGTAATAGAATGTTTGAATCGGAAGGGTTATTTTTATTTACAGGTCCAACTGGTTCCGGAAAATCGACACTAATGTATGAATTATTATTTACATTGAAGAAAGAACAGAACAAACATATCATTACAATCGAGGATCCTGTTGAACAACATTTACACGGTATTGTGCAAGTTTCAGTAAACGAAAAAGCGAATATTACTTACCAACATGCTTTTAAAGCGATTTTAAGATGTGATCCTGATGTGATTATGATAGGTGAAATACGCGATGAAATTACAGCTAATCATGTGATTCAAGCAAGTTTGAGTGGCCATCTTGTACTTTCAACGATGCATGCTAGAAATAATATAGGTGCAATTTATCGATTGCTGGAGTTAGGGATAACTCGGGAACAAATTAGGCAAGGTGTATCTTGTATCGCGAATCAAAGGTTAATTACATCAAAAATAGGTGACCGTATGCGTGAGATGTCGTACATCTTTACTGAAGAAATCAATCAGATAGAAATGAGTGAATAA
- the comGB gene encoding competence type IV pilus assembly protein ComGB: MRKACILKKDNVLFLMRLSDMMKQGFTLLESIQLLSDQFQQLSHSKVKSTLIEIIVSTGQLHEILSFLKYPQVIVTQIYFGEQYGNLIESLDHSIMYLKKIEQVKAKFIKTIQYPAVLFFVFFMLLTAVNQTIIPQFREIYESMNVEISSSLKLITTIFSYLPISIITGALICILLSLLIYFKYLGADISKKITYFKRTPIINSYITMYNSYRISRDFSFFIQNGITLNKIIEIYMMQTKDDLLRFIGLSINQSIEAGHSFPESIKSINCLDDNLIHYIQHGENKSKLDLELYYFSIYMLDKLEQTFIKQMKWIQPIVFGVLALLIVTLYLIIILPMLQMVEGIK, translated from the coding sequence ATGCGTAAAGCGTGCATTTTAAAGAAAGATAATGTGCTATTTTTAATGCGATTATCTGACATGATGAAACAAGGTTTTACTCTACTTGAATCTATTCAATTATTGTCCGATCAATTTCAACAATTATCTCATTCAAAGGTTAAATCAACATTAATAGAAATCATTGTATCAACGGGGCAATTACATGAAATTTTATCATTTTTAAAGTACCCTCAAGTCATTGTTACGCAAATATATTTTGGTGAGCAATACGGTAATTTAATTGAGTCATTAGATCATTCGATAATGTATTTAAAAAAGATTGAACAAGTAAAAGCTAAGTTTATAAAAACAATTCAATACCCAGCAGTACTATTCTTTGTATTTTTTATGCTTCTCACGGCAGTTAATCAGACAATCATTCCTCAATTTCGTGAAATTTATGAATCTATGAACGTAGAAATATCTTCCTCGTTAAAATTAATAACGACTATTTTTTCTTATCTGCCAATTTCAATCATTACAGGCGCCTTAATTTGTATACTTCTATCTTTACTTATTTATTTTAAATATCTTGGCGCGGATATATCTAAAAAAATTACTTATTTCAAGCGTACGCCAATAATAAATAGTTATATCACGATGTATAACTCGTATAGAATTTCTAGAGATTTTTCGTTTTTTATTCAGAATGGTATTACTCTAAATAAAATTATCGAAATATATATGATGCAAACAAAAGATGACTTATTAAGGTTTATAGGTTTATCGATTAATCAGTCAATCGAAGCAGGTCATTCATTTCCGGAATCAATTAAATCAATCAATTGTTTAGATGATAATTTGATCCATTATATTCAGCACGGCGAAAATAAATCTAAGTTAGATTTGGAACTCTATTACTTTAGTATTTATATGTTAGATAAATTAGAACAAACATTTATTAAGCAGATGAAATGGATTCAACCAATCGTATTTGGTGTATTGGCGTTATTAATCGTTACTTTATATTTAATAATTATTTTGCCAATGCTACAGATGGTTGAAGGCATAAAATGA
- the comGC gene encoding competence type IV pilus major pilin ComGC yields MKKLLFISKKEGFTLIEMLIVLLIISILLIIIIPNISKQSETVKSTGCQAQVKMVAGQVEAYTLKHESKPNSVNDLVSDGYINDKQLTCKSGERITIQNGEVVAN; encoded by the coding sequence TTGAAAAAACTATTGTTCATAAGTAAAAAGGAAGGTTTCACTTTAATCGAAATGTTAATTGTACTTTTGATAATCAGTATTTTGTTAATCATTATTATTCCTAACATTTCAAAGCAATCTGAGACTGTTAAATCTACTGGATGCCAAGCTCAAGTTAAAATGGTGGCAGGTCAAGTAGAAGCTTATACACTTAAACACGAATCAAAGCCAAACTCAGTTAATGATTTGGTAAGTGATGGATATATCAATGATAAACAACTTACTTGTAAATCCGGCGAAAGAATAACGATTCAAAATGGCGAAGTAGTTGCAAATTAA
- the comGD gene encoding competence type IV pilus minor pilin ComGD: MKVHGFTLIEMIFVMSIVSLIMLISMILSKNTIENVNLNKGLQDFEVKLEYLETKSIASKRPILVWFKPNSSQIEYQIKRNDIQTLSLYKGHVSNDNQFTTLVFDGEGNINQFGTLKMVFNKKKYNIVFRIEKGRYRVVEE, from the coding sequence ATGAAAGTACATGGATTTACTTTGATAGAGATGATTTTCGTCATGTCTATCGTTAGCCTAATTATGTTGATTTCCATGATACTATCAAAGAATACGATTGAAAATGTAAATCTAAACAAAGGATTACAAGATTTCGAAGTGAAGTTAGAATATTTAGAAACGAAGTCTATTGCAAGCAAACGACCGATACTCGTGTGGTTCAAACCCAATTCGAGTCAAATTGAATATCAGATTAAACGAAATGATATCCAAACACTTAGTTTATATAAAGGACACGTTTCAAACGACAATCAATTTACAACTTTGGTATTTGATGGAGAAGGGAATATCAATCAATTCGGCACATTGAAAATGGTATTTAATAAGAAGAAATATAATATTGTATTCCGTATTGAGAAAGGAAGGTATAGAGTCGTTGAAGAATAA
- the comGE gene encoding competence type IV pilus minor pilin ComGE has protein sequence MKNNNGYVFIDFILSIFILVMLSGTLMPLVHTLNKTIEKEHYKIKLYQMVYQTLQSKDNELKFNTDKFKLNRKNNQICLEDVIRNEKVCVKK, from the coding sequence TTGAAGAATAACAACGGGTATGTATTTATTGATTTTATACTATCCATTTTCATATTAGTTATGTTAAGTGGGACTTTAATGCCACTGGTACATACATTGAATAAAACAATTGAAAAAGAACATTACAAAATCAAACTTTATCAAATGGTGTATCAAACCTTACAAAGTAAGGATAATGAATTGAAGTTTAATACTGATAAATTTAAATTGAACAGAAAAAATAATCAAATATGTTTGGAAGATGTTATAAGAAATGAAAAAGTGTGTGTTAAAAAATAA
- a CDS encoding competence type IV pilus minor pilin ComGF, translating into MIEMLLSILFLLIIVSIIPFLFKSIYTFKEYALNHSDYELLMFRKDLSSEVKDAKVEIKAFNQVIKFDHNSNTTEYTLLNSKIFKSINGKGHITLLNNVEDITVQKISNKTYKMLISIRKADKVIREEIYF; encoded by the coding sequence ATGATAGAAATGCTATTATCGATACTGTTTTTGCTGATTATAGTATCAATCATTCCATTTTTGTTTAAAAGTATATATACGTTCAAAGAATATGCGTTAAATCATTCTGATTATGAACTTCTCATGTTCAGAAAAGATTTGTCTAGCGAAGTTAAGGATGCAAAAGTCGAAATTAAAGCATTTAATCAAGTAATAAAATTTGATCATAACAGTAATACTACTGAATATACGTTGTTAAATTCTAAGATATTTAAAAGTATCAATGGGAAAGGACATATTACTTTATTAAATAATGTAGAAGACATTACAGTACAAAAAATTTCAAATAAGACATATAAAATGTTGATTTCAATTAGAAAGGCGGATAAAGTCATTCGTGAAGAAATTTATTTTTAA
- a CDS encoding shikimate kinase: MSIVLVGFMGVGKTTIGRLLSDHYDIPLIDIDTYIVESTQLSIPQIFNDYGESHFRNLETESLKKWIDQDVIISTGGGIIESEYSREILKENNHTFWLYCDLEVLFNRINHDSNRPNANGRTFNELKALYLNRELSYNEIAFKKIDANKSIETVKQEIIESL; encoded by the coding sequence ATGTCGATTGTGTTAGTTGGTTTTATGGGTGTTGGAAAGACAACAATTGGACGCTTATTAAGCGATCATTATGACATCCCATTGATAGATATAGATACTTATATAGTTGAATCAACACAATTGTCGATTCCTCAAATATTTAATGATTACGGTGAATCTCATTTTAGAAATTTAGAAACAGAATCATTAAAAAAATGGATTGATCAAGATGTTATCATCTCAACGGGTGGCGGTATCATTGAATCTGAATATTCCAGAGAGATACTAAAGGAAAATAATCATACATTTTGGTTATATTGTGATCTTGAAGTCTTATTTAATAGGATAAATCATGATAGTAATAGACCAAATGCTAACGGTAGAACATTTAATGAATTAAAAGCCTTGTATTTAAATCGAGAATTAAGTTATAATGAAATCGCATTCAAGAAAATTGATGCAAACAAGTCAATTGAAACTGTTAAACAAGAGATTATTGAATCACTATAA
- the gcvT gene encoding glycine cleavage system aminomethyltransferase GcvT, whose amino-acid sequence MTTELKKTPLYQTYLDQEAKVIDFSGWALPVQFSSIKEEHNAVRENVGLFDVSHMGEIIISGEDADEFVQYILTNDSSNLTETKAQYTALCNEQGGVIDDLVIYKLQDKVYFLVVNAGNTDIDFEWIQSIKGFNVTVENKSTEYGQLAIQGPNARKLLQEVLEIDISEMKMFEFIQNVTLFGKEIILSQSGYTGEDGFEIYCDAKDAKEIWDQLIEQGAIPCGLGARDTLRLEAALPLHGQDLSESITPYEAGIGFAVKPLIEDDFIGKSVLKEQKTNGAPRKSIGIEMIDKGIPRTDYDILDLDGNKIGYVTSGTQSPSTGKSFAMGLIDKDAFELEKEVLIQVRKRQVKAKIVKKSSFKS is encoded by the coding sequence ATGACGACTGAATTAAAGAAAACGCCATTGTATCAAACATATCTAGATCAAGAGGCAAAGGTAATTGACTTTTCTGGTTGGGCATTGCCAGTTCAATTTTCAAGTATTAAAGAAGAACATAATGCTGTAAGAGAAAATGTAGGATTATTTGATGTTAGTCATATGGGAGAGATTATCATTTCCGGGGAAGATGCTGATGAATTCGTTCAGTATATTTTAACAAATGATTCCTCAAATTTAACTGAAACAAAAGCGCAATATACAGCACTATGTAATGAACAGGGTGGTGTCATTGACGATCTTGTTATTTATAAGTTACAAGACAAAGTTTACTTTTTAGTTGTTAATGCTGGAAATACAGATATTGATTTTGAATGGATACAAAGTATTAAAGGTTTTAATGTAACTGTTGAAAATAAATCAACTGAATATGGTCAATTAGCTATACAAGGACCTAATGCAAGAAAACTATTACAAGAAGTTTTAGAAATTGATATTAGTGAAATGAAAATGTTTGAATTCATACAAAATGTAACACTGTTTGGTAAAGAAATTATTCTATCTCAATCAGGTTATACAGGTGAAGATGGATTTGAAATTTACTGTGATGCAAAAGATGCTAAAGAGATTTGGGATCAATTGATAGAGCAAGGTGCAATACCTTGTGGTTTAGGAGCACGTGATACATTAAGACTTGAAGCGGCACTGCCACTACATGGTCAAGATTTATCAGAATCAATTACGCCTTATGAAGCAGGAATTGGCTTTGCAGTTAAACCACTTATTGAAGATGATTTCATTGGTAAATCCGTATTAAAAGAACAAAAGACAAATGGTGCACCTCGTAAATCAATTGGTATTGAAATGATAGATAAAGGTATACCAAGAACAGACTATGACATTTTAGATCTTGATGGAAACAAAATAGGCTATGTTACTTCGGGAACACAATCACCTTCAACTGGTAAATCGTTTGCAATGGGATTAATAGATAAAGACGCATTTGAATTAGAGAAAGAAGTACTTATTCAAGTTAGAAAGAGACAAGTAAAAGCAAAAATAGTTAAAAAATCATCTTTTAAATCATAG
- the gcvPA gene encoding aminomethyl-transferring glycine dehydrogenase subunit GcvPA, whose amino-acid sequence MGHRYIPLTEKDKSEMLNVIGIESVDELFKDIPESVRFDQALNIKEKKSETTLLRELSQISNKNITSETHASFLGAGVYDHYIPTVVDHVISRSEFYTAYTPYQPEISQGELQAIFEFQTLICELTGMDVANSSMYDGGTAFAEAAVLAAGHTKKNKIIVSKSVHYQSIEVLKTYTKAQDIEVVEVDLDGTVTDLEKLESVIDDETAAVCVQYPNFFGSLEDLEAIQQLIEDKKALFIVSSNPLALGLITPPGEFGADIVVGDAQVFGIPAQYGGPHCGYFASTKKLMRKLPGRLVGQTQDDEGNRGFVLTLQAREQHIRRDKATSNICSNQALNALAASVCMSALGKNGVYEMAELNMENTTYMKNQFKEHGFNVLDGISFNEFVVEFEHPIKDINARLLEDGIIGGFDLGFVDKQFENHMLIAVTELRTKEEMDTFIQKVGEYYA is encoded by the coding sequence ATGGGACATCGTTATATACCTTTAACTGAAAAAGACAAATCAGAAATGCTAAACGTAATAGGCATCGAATCTGTAGACGAATTATTTAAAGATATACCAGAGAGCGTTAGATTTGATCAAGCATTGAATATTAAAGAGAAAAAATCAGAAACCACTTTATTAAGAGAACTATCTCAGATTTCAAATAAAAATATTACAAGTGAAACACATGCATCATTCTTAGGTGCTGGTGTATATGATCATTATATTCCTACTGTTGTTGATCATGTGATTTCTAGATCAGAATTTTACACAGCTTACACACCTTACCAACCTGAGATATCACAAGGGGAATTACAAGCGATTTTTGAGTTTCAAACTTTAATTTGTGAATTAACGGGAATGGATGTAGCTAACTCTTCAATGTATGATGGAGGAACTGCTTTTGCAGAAGCGGCTGTTTTAGCTGCAGGGCATACGAAGAAGAACAAAATTATCGTATCAAAATCAGTGCATTATCAATCTATAGAAGTTCTTAAGACATATACGAAAGCCCAAGATATAGAAGTCGTAGAAGTTGATTTAGATGGAACAGTTACTGATTTAGAAAAATTAGAGTCAGTCATCGATGATGAAACAGCAGCAGTTTGTGTACAATATCCTAATTTCTTTGGATCATTAGAAGATTTAGAAGCTATACAACAATTAATCGAAGATAAAAAAGCTTTATTCATTGTTTCAAGTAATCCTTTAGCATTAGGCTTAATTACGCCTCCAGGTGAATTTGGAGCAGATATCGTAGTTGGTGACGCACAAGTATTTGGTATTCCGGCACAATATGGAGGACCACACTGTGGTTACTTTGCTTCTACTAAGAAATTGATGAGAAAATTACCAGGTAGACTAGTAGGTCAAACACAAGATGATGAAGGAAATAGAGGTTTTGTATTGACGCTACAAGCAAGAGAACAGCATATTAGAAGAGATAAAGCTACTTCAAATATTTGTTCTAACCAAGCACTTAATGCATTAGCTGCATCAGTATGTATGAGTGCATTAGGTAAAAATGGTGTTTATGAAATGGCAGAATTAAATATGGAAAATACAACTTACATGAAGAATCAATTTAAAGAGCATGGTTTCAATGTTCTTGATGGTATTTCATTCAATGAATTTGTAGTTGAATTTGAACACCCAATTAAAGACATTAATGCACGTTTGTTAGAAGATGGCATTATTGGTGGCTTTGACTTAGGATTTGTAGATAAACAGTTTGAGAATCATATGTTGATTGCGGTTACTGAATTAAGAACTAAAGAAGAAATGGATACATTTATACAAAAAGTAGGTGAATATTATGCGTAA
- the gcvPB gene encoding aminomethyl-transferring glycine dehydrogenase subunit GcvPB codes for MRKPSSELIFERSREDRFAYSLPEKEVENQNVKSLLGDKFTRKQKAELPEVSELDLMRHYTELSNKNHGVDTGFYPLGSCTMKYNPKINEKVARMSGFANAHPLQSEETVQGSLEIVYDLQEHLKEITGMDEVTLQPAAGAHGEWTALLMIKAFHEANGDFNRTKVIVPDSAHGTNPASAKVAGFDTVTVKSNEKGLVDIDDLKRVVGEDTAAIMLTNPNTLGLFEEDILEIREIVHQAGGKLYYDGANLNAIMSKVRPGDMGFDAVHLNLHKTFTGPHGGGGPGSGPVGVKADLVPYLPKPTVIKENDTFKFDHDMPKSIGRVKPFFGNFGIYLRAYTYIRTMGPDGLKAVSETAVLNANYMLRRLQDHFETPYKQHCKHEFVISGSRQKKLGVRTLDIAKRLLDFNFHPPTIYFPINVEECMMIEPTETESKETLDAFCDTLIQIAKEAEENPEMVLDAPHTTVIGRLDETQAARKPVLKFELLKEEKN; via the coding sequence ATGCGTAAGCCATCAAGTGAATTAATATTTGAAAGATCAAGAGAAGACCGATTTGCATACTCATTACCAGAAAAAGAAGTAGAAAATCAAAATGTAAAATCATTACTTGGCGATAAATTTACTAGAAAACAAAAAGCAGAATTACCTGAAGTAAGTGAACTTGACTTAATGAGACACTATACGGAACTTTCTAATAAAAACCATGGTGTCGATACAGGTTTTTATCCTTTAGGCTCATGTACTATGAAATATAATCCAAAAATAAATGAAAAAGTAGCGAGAATGTCAGGATTTGCTAATGCTCATCCATTACAAAGCGAAGAAACTGTGCAAGGTTCTCTAGAAATTGTGTACGATTTACAAGAACATTTAAAAGAAATCACAGGAATGGATGAAGTAACATTACAACCTGCAGCAGGAGCGCATGGTGAGTGGACAGCACTTCTAATGATCAAAGCATTCCACGAAGCGAATGGTGATTTTAATAGAACTAAAGTTATTGTTCCTGATTCTGCACATGGTACAAATCCTGCATCTGCTAAAGTAGCAGGATTCGATACAGTTACTGTAAAATCTAATGAAAAAGGTTTAGTCGATATTGACGATTTAAAACGTGTAGTTGGAGAAGATACGGCAGCAATAATGTTAACAAATCCTAATACATTAGGTTTATTTGAAGAAGATATATTAGAAATACGTGAGATTGTCCATCAAGCTGGTGGTAAATTGTATTATGATGGTGCCAATTTAAATGCAATTATGAGCAAAGTTAGACCTGGTGATATGGGCTTCGATGCTGTACATTTGAATTTGCATAAGACATTCACAGGTCCACATGGTGGTGGAGGTCCTGGTTCAGGTCCAGTTGGTGTCAAAGCTGACTTAGTACCTTATTTACCAAAACCAACAGTTATCAAAGAAAATGATACATTTAAATTTGATCATGATATGCCAAAATCAATCGGAAGAGTAAAACCATTCTTCGGAAACTTTGGTATCTATTTAAGAGCATACACTTATATCAGAACTATGGGGCCGGACGGTTTGAAAGCAGTATCAGAAACGGCTGTATTAAACGCTAATTATATGTTGAGAAGATTGCAAGATCATTTTGAAACACCATATAAACAACATTGTAAACATGAGTTTGTAATTAGTGGATCTAGACAGAAGAAATTAGGAGTAAGAACGTTAGATATTGCGAAACGACTCTTAGACTTTAATTTCCATCCACCTACAATTTACTTCCCAATTAATGTTGAAGAATGTATGATGATTGAACCAACTGAAACAGAGTCTAAAGAAACTTTAGATGCATTCTGTGATACATTGATTCAAATTGCAAAAGAAGCAGAAGAGAATCCAGAAATGGTATTAGATGCACCACATACAACTGTAATTGGAAGATTAGACGAAACACAAGCAGCTAGAAAACCAGTATTAAAATTTGAATTGCTTAAAGAAGAAAAGAATTAA
- a CDS encoding rhodanese-like domain-containing protein → MNFWYIALIILVLIIIYMAINYLINKRAVTELEQNEFHKGLRKAQVIDLREKADYDYGHIIGARNIPMSVFRTRYQGLRKDQPIYFCDANGVASSRAARIMKKKGYKDLYMLKGGYKKWTGKVKSK, encoded by the coding sequence ATGAATTTTTGGTATATCGCGCTCATAATCCTAGTCTTGATTATCATTTATATGGCAATTAACTATTTAATTAATAAGCGCGCAGTAACAGAATTAGAACAAAACGAGTTTCACAAGGGATTAAGAAAAGCTCAAGTCATTGATTTACGGGAGAAAGCTGATTATGATTACGGTCATATTATAGGAGCAAGAAATATTCCTATGAGCGTCTTTCGTACGAGATACCAAGGATTGCGTAAAGATCAGCCAATATACTTTTGCGATGCCAATGGTGTAGCAAGTTCAAGAGCTGCACGAATTATGAAGAAAAAAGGCTACAAAGATTTATATATGCTTAAAGGCGGATATAAAAAATGGACTGGCAAAGTAAAATCTAAATAA